Proteins from a genomic interval of Deltaproteobacteria bacterium:
- a CDS encoding B12-binding domain-containing radical SAM protein, producing the protein MHYEGMIIRPPSEANSILLQVTVGCSHNKCTFCGTYTGERFKIKTDDIIMQDIAFAAEYCRRQRRVFLCDGDALIVPQKRLLKILAAIEAQLPWVTRIGVYANTKSIAMKTPEELAELKSHGLGIAYMGLESGDDATLKAVRKGATAEKMIQMGKKIRAAGIKLSITVLLGLAGRKRSEVHARETGRVLSAIDPEYVGALSLMLVPGTPLHDDHQAGRFELLEADEMLRELRHMIASTHLSRGLFHANHASNYLPIRARMPRDREKTLALIDRALAGGVSLKPEWMRAL; encoded by the coding sequence ATGCACTATGAAGGAATGATCATCAGGCCACCCAGCGAGGCCAACAGCATTTTGTTGCAGGTCACCGTGGGCTGCTCTCACAATAAATGCACTTTCTGCGGGACCTATACCGGGGAACGCTTCAAGATAAAAACGGACGACATCATCATGCAGGACATCGCTTTCGCCGCTGAATACTGCCGCCGCCAAAGGCGGGTCTTCCTGTGTGACGGGGATGCTCTGATCGTTCCCCAGAAAAGACTGCTCAAGATCCTGGCAGCCATCGAGGCGCAGCTGCCTTGGGTGACCAGGATCGGTGTTTATGCCAACACCAAAAGCATCGCCATGAAAACGCCCGAGGAGTTGGCGGAGCTCAAATCCCACGGGCTCGGCATCGCCTACATGGGATTGGAAAGCGGCGATGATGCCACCCTGAAAGCGGTTAGAAAGGGCGCCACGGCCGAAAAAATGATACAAATGGGAAAAAAGATCAGGGCGGCGGGGATCAAACTCTCCATAACGGTGCTGCTCGGTCTGGCGGGCCGCAAGCGCTCGGAGGTTCACGCCCGGGAAACGGGCAGGGTGCTTTCGGCCATCGATCCGGAATATGTCGGCGCTTTGAGCCTGATGCTGGTTCCGGGCACTCCCCTGCATGACGATCACCAGGCCGGAAGGTTCGAACTTCTCGAGGCCGACGAAATGCTCAGGGAGCTGCGGCATATGATCGCCAGCACCCACCTTTCCAGGGGGCTTTTTCATGCCAACCACGCGTCCAACTACCTCCCCATCAGGGCCAGAATGCCCCGGGACAGGGAAAAGACGCTGGCACTCATCGACCGTGCCCTGGCCGGAGGCGTGTCCCTCAAGCCGGAGTGGATGAGAGCGCTATGA
- a CDS encoding cyclic nucleotide-binding domain-containing protein, translating to MKIGEEFYKDNSELINKLRQIPILEHFSESDFQELLQMAKLLEYKPGELILEEGSHDNWIFYLVSGKAKIIKNGKVLVTLRRIGDVFGEMGIIGGTIRSASVQAIDRTICLATDISNIDKLPREKRSDIKYIVFRGFAEILASRLRETTEELVRCKEEIQRLKHLLDNKG from the coding sequence ATGAAGATCGGGGAAGAATTCTATAAGGACAATTCGGAGCTCATCAACAAATTGAGGCAGATTCCCATTCTCGAGCACTTCAGCGAATCGGATTTCCAGGAGCTTCTGCAGATGGCAAAGCTGCTGGAGTACAAGCCCGGCGAACTGATTCTGGAAGAAGGCTCCCATGACAACTGGATCTTCTATCTGGTGTCGGGCAAAGCCAAGATTATCAAGAACGGCAAGGTACTGGTCACCCTGAGGCGCATCGGTGATGTCTTTGGCGAAATGGGCATCATCGGCGGCACCATACGGTCGGCTTCCGTGCAGGCCATCGACAGGACCATATGCCTGGCTACCGACATATCCAACATCGACAAGCTGCCCAGGGAAAAGCGCTCCGATATCAAGTACATTGTTTTCAGGGGGTTTGCAGAGATTTTAGCCAGCCGCCTGCGGGAGACCACCGAAGAACTGGTGCGTTGTAAAGAGGAGATTCAGCGCTTGAAACATTTGCTGGATAACAAGGGGTGA
- a CDS encoding dihydrofolate reductase family protein yields MRVTLLMALTADGLIGRDDAHLTDWTAPEDKRLFKSFTQRAGVVIMGSKTFATLDRPLLGRKVVILTRRKDRTTPWDNVIFTDLPPRDLLRSLEGEGYAHAVVSGGATINALFARQGLIDDIILTYSPVMFGSGVPLFAEKVDMDLTLEAVRRMGDHLMYVHYKVMT; encoded by the coding sequence ATGAGAGTTACCCTTTTAATGGCCTTGACCGCCGACGGATTGATCGGCAGGGACGACGCCCACCTGACGGACTGGACGGCACCGGAAGATAAGCGGCTGTTCAAGTCTTTCACCCAGAGGGCCGGGGTCGTCATCATGGGATCTAAAACCTTCGCCACGCTGGACCGGCCGCTGCTCGGGAGAAAAGTGGTTATCCTCACCAGGAGAAAAGACCGGACAACGCCGTGGGACAATGTGATCTTCACGGATCTCCCGCCCCGCGACCTGCTGCGTTCGCTGGAGGGCGAGGGCTACGCGCACGCCGTCGTGTCCGGCGGTGCCACCATCAACGCCCTTTTCGCCCGGCAGGGTCTGATCGACGACATCATCCTCACCTACTCACCGGTCATGTTCGGATCCGGTGTGCCCCTGTTTGCGGAAAAAGTCGACATGGACCTCACCCTCGAAGCGGTCCGCCGCATGGGTGACCATCTGATGTACGTTCACTACAAGGTTATGACCTGA